Part of the Ptiloglossa arizonensis isolate GNS036 chromosome 7, iyPtiAriz1_principal, whole genome shotgun sequence genome, tcgtAACAGCgtccatatttttttttttcatctttttgTTGCTTCGTCGGACAAATTCGCGTCGACGCAAAAAGCTGCGGGCTTTTCAATGCATTTGAACGACTCGCGCGACACTCAAACGCATTCGTTTACACATTTGTAAATATATCGAGGAAATACGTAACGCGCGagtaaaaaaaaactttaacGCGCCATCTGTGGGGCAGCTCGATCGCGTTCCCCAAGTCGTATCACGTAACGCTTACGTTTCGTCGATCCGAACGTCCGAGGATCACGTATCGCCAACTATCAATTAGCCACGTATGGCGTTCGCGTAACAATGAGTTTCTTTCGATCTTGATCGAGACCAAGATCACGTAGTTACGCGTCGATTACTCGTCGATCACGTGTtcagaatttcgttcgaatattcgcgcGTTAATTCTTCCAAGATGGCCGCCACCCACCACTTTACCCACCTCGTTATTTTACATTCAATTTTCAGAGATTAATCTTCAACCGTTATACTAtcgactcgtttctttctcatATTCGCGCGTGAACCAATCCTCCACCCTCCAAAATTTTACCGATTGTTCACCCAATCGGATTCCTTTCGGTGATAATGATAACGCCCACAGGTGGCGCGCTAACACGTATTCAAATTCAATCGCATAGAAAAATGGAGCAAAGCGTAAAACCTTTACAATATAATTTTGTACGTTGAAACGTTCGTATAAAAATGGATACAAGACCCAAGACTGGCAGAGAATTCAAGGTGTTCATACAAAAAGATCGCCCCAACGAATTTTACGCGGCAAGTAGAAAAGGATACGGAGATCAGCGAGCGGATCCCGCCGGGGAAGCGAGAACGTGAGAAATTTGAGTCGACGACACGGCTATTTCGATTCAATCAAATTGTTTTAGGTCGCGTCGAGCGGGCGCGACCATTTTCGCGACAATGAGTAACATCTAACGATAAGTCGAACTATTTTACAATCGTACAACGCTGTTCTTTTCTCTCCTCGTCCGTCCCATACTCCCCCTCCCCGCACTCTTCAGAGAGGAGAATTGTTTCGAAGTGGAATTCTCGCTAATCGTGGCTTACTTAAAAAATCGAAATTCCATCTATCCTAAAACGAGCTCGAGACAGCAAAAAGACGGTAGAGGATAAGTCGTGATATAATCGTTGCGCTGTTCGCTCGAACACGTTTTTGCCGTCGAGCGCTCAGGgaagaaatttttgtaattccTATGGAACACGAATAATAATTAGATTTTTCTTCCGTAACTTCTACGCACTTCCGAGTACAACGTGCACACGGTTGTATTTTTTGTGCTGGAACAACAGAGGCGTCGATTTCCGCGATGGAATTCTCTCCGTCGTTCGATTCATCGAAACGGATCAGAATCTCTTTATCGGACCTATTCGTTTGGTTGAACGAATCACAACGATCCGCTATCGAGACCGTATCTCATCGTAGAATCGACGCAAAACTGTTATTGTCTTCTTAAATCCACGAACCGAGATACATACAACATGCACTTCTATCTAACGCGACTAAATTGTTCACGAGAAGCTCGTTTCCTCCCGTACGAGGATTATCTTTGCTGGAAGAGTCTGGTTCTCCCTAACCCCTCCCTCTTCGCGCGATTAACTCTTTCAGGCCCCGTCGCCGTGGCGGATATTCCCGGACGAAAATTCTTCCTCGTACCTTGATTCAAAAATCGACCGTTCCGCTCCTAGATGTCCTTCTTCGTACGAACGGCGCGATTGCAACCGTTCTGTTGATATGTTTCCTCAGTCAACCCTATATAGCGacgaacgcaaaaaaaaaaacaacgaaagacTAGCCTTTAGAGTGTATCTACGCGAGGATGGTATCGATCGATTGGCGAGGTTTTCCCGagtaaaatgagtacaaacacgagtaTATTCGGACCACATTTTCCGACGCCTTGTAAgagtcatttttgaaaaatgttcagtAGCGCGAAATTAAAAGTAGTTCGaatggggtcgtgtttggactcgttttaatcgggaggacCTCGCCAATCCATTTGcgatactctcgcgaagatTCAACGACAGTGGTagttataattttgtataactTCGCTGTCTGATGATCAACAGctgaaagaataaataaaaataaaaaatgatcgcAGCAAGGTTTTCCCAAGTAAAACGAGTCCAAATATGAGCACACTCGTACCACTTTTACCGACATGGAATTccggttatttaaaaaaaaaaaagagaaagtttAGCAACGCGAAATTAAAAGTGGTCCGAATGggttcgtgtttggactcgtttcaacCGGGAGGATCTCGTCAGTCCGTTGGTGACGTTCTCGCGAAGATTCGGCAACAAATGGACAAATCTGACAAACAATGAGCGATATAATTTCGCGTTGTTTCACGACTCGACGATCAAGAGCCGAAAGAGCCAATCGTGGATACGTCAAACGCTTGGATCACCCTTCTCGGAACGACGCGACTATTCTAAACACACGTGAGCTGAACGAGCTTGGAGTCTGTCTTACGTCGGACGAGGGTACCCGAGGGGACGATTCCTTCCGAGGAAGCGAAAATAGCGCCGCGACAATGGCGACGGGACGAACCGGGGCAAACCGAGATCTACGTGACCCGAGACGTAACGCGATACAACGCCAGACAGGATCAGTCCCCCTGGAACGGCATTATCGCGAAGAACAGGGATCCGCGTTGGCTCGGAGTGGCGAGTTCCGAAACGACGGAAACCCTTCCAGACGTCGCGACGACCTAACCGGCGcgtttttcgttcgacgagattCTTATTACGATTGCGCCTGGTACTCTCGTGCAACGGACACGAGACGCGGGATCGTTAGCCGCGTTCGGCAATTAAGGGCATTCTTTCGCGATGAAAAGAGGACCCGAGGGTACCGATATCGGCCGCGTCGTTTCTCAACAGACGCTCGCGAACTATAGCGTCCAACTCGGGTGAAAATGCTTCTCATCTTTCTCGAGCCAAGATTCGTATCATAGGGGATACCTCCGGACGCCGAGAAATCCTCGATCTCAAATTGATTCCGACCTCGAAGAGTTCCGAGACGCTCGAAATCCTCGATCCGGAATCGATTCCGGTCTCGAGGAGTTTCGAGTGGCACGATACGCGCGAAACTGGAGAAATTAAAATCGCTGTCACGCGGCGAGTTCACTACGCGTCGTTTCTCTAGCTGCCTTCCTTCGATCAGAATTCTACACCCCCAGCATCGAAATCACTACACGTATTGCGATAATTCTTGTCGGAAATACTGCACGTGGCGAGCACGGTCTTACTCTAAAAGAAAACACGATAAACTGCGAAGGGATGCTCACCAATCTTACGGATAGATTGGATCCGATcgttcgaaagatcgatcggTCCTCCCTGTTAAGCAAGATCGATCGTTGCGTACGGTGCTCGATCGGCTAACGATTCTTCCCGCGATTTTGATTACTTTTCTCGTTCTACGACTAGCCTACTACCAGGGGCCTAGGAGGAGGCCGGATGAGAGGACCCCTATCAACGTGATCCAACCGATCAACTCGAAAGATCCTCTTCTCCAGGTGGCGTGGTTCACGCAGGTCTCCCGGATGCTGGCGATGTGGAGACCCCGACGACCGAGCAGATTGTGGACACCGCGTTTGTCGCTCTTCTGGAGGATGTGCTCCCGCGCGAGCAGCAGAGAGTAGAGCTGATTGTCAGGTCTTCCCGAGCAGAAGGTCAACACCATGTCCGAGGCTACGGCCTTCATCACGTGCACCGTCCCGGAGAACTGATTGTACTGTCTGTCTCGCGTGCTCGCCAGCGTACCTGTTGACACCATCGCGAAACTCCAGTAATTATTCGGGGAATTTCCTGACgtttaatatatatacatacataattgTGTCACTCGAgtgaatttcgatcgaattaaaatcGATTGTAATATTCAATTATGGAGAAATTTTGTTCATTATCCTTCACAGTGAAAAAATATTAGCATTTATCTCTTTCATTGAATACATACACCACTTGCAATGATTTTCATTCCAGAGAGGTAAACCGACACAGCATAGAAGGAGTACTCTCGTCTGGCGTGATCGATAGTGGGGAAGTGGCCTCGAGTAGCCACTCGATGTTGGAGACATCTCTTTTCCAgaatgatttttatttcgaaaagccAAAGTGACACTATGCACACGTACTTCTCCTAGTGTGATCCGTAGTTCGGAAAAGTAACCTTGAGCTGCCACTCGAAGTCAAAGGCTACCCCCTTTTTACAATCATTCTTATTTCAATTATGCAAAGTGACACAGTGTGCACATACTCCTCCTACCTACTGTGATCCACCACTCCTACCTAGTACGATCTCTGACGAGGGAAAACGGCCTCGAAGAGCCACTCGACGCCAAAGGTTACCCGATTtttacaatcatttttatttcagttGTGCAAAGTGACATAACCTAGGATTACTCTCTCCCGCTGTGATCGATAGTGGGGGGAAATGGCCTTGAGCGGCTGCTCGATGTCGGAGACCCTCCCCCTCTCGCGGTTAGCGCGCGAATCATGAGTCCACGAAACGTCAGCTCCTCGAACGGATTAGCGATTCCTCCTACTCTTCAGACGTTCAGGGACGACGAAATGGCTCGGAATCGGGGAACGTGCGACCGTTCGCGACCCAGACCGATCCACCAGCGGAAATCAGTGAATCGAGTCTGATTATTGTCTGCGACTGGCTGGGAATGTCAGCGTGCTACCGCTGGAAATCTGTCACATTACGCGCCATTATGTCGTTGACGGTGTACTTAACATCGTTGATTAGGAATACGTGGAGACGGAATCACGGTCACGTGCGTTTTACGTGCGCGTCGAGGCATTGCGAAAACGtcagtttttttttcgttaaagtttcttttttttttcatagaaaattaacttttctttttatcatcGTCCCTGATATCGACGGTGTACTTATCGTTGGTCAGGAGTACGCGGAGACACAGTCACGGGATAATCAAGTGTATTTTACGAACGCGTTAATTTTTGGGGGaaaattttttttggaaaaattttctttagaaaaatttgtttggaaaaattttctttagaaaaatttgtttcggtaGAAAATTAACTTTTCTCTTTATCGTCACTCCCGACGAATTTGCCTTCGTGTTCACCGAAGCATTCCGTGTATACGCTCTTAGCGCGTTCCGTGTACGGAAACGAAGTTACGCGGAAATGTGGAACGTTGCTCGAATAGTTGTCAGaaattatcgaaacgttcgcgggATTTTAAAAATGGCACCGTGACTACGTTATCGCCGATGTCGGCACGTATCACGGATAAAACATCGGGCGTTATTAGTTCGGAGAATGATTGTCACGCGTCTAGTACGTGCCAATCGCAATAACGTCGATGCGACGTCCCATCGCAATATTACAGCGTCGTCCATTAAACTGTTTCGCTGTGTAAATGGTCACCAGCTCGTAGATATTGACGTGTAATAGCATGAAATTAATTGTACCCACTGTTCGTGCCCACGTGAAACTCGAACGGATAGAGTCGCGAACAACGTTTTCGCattgtttcgaatcgtttgTCCGGGATTATATCCGCCGAAAGTTGCGCGAAAATTGTTTAACCTGTTCGTTACGAATAACGCGCGAGCGGAAATgatgaaaaaaattcttatcTCGGTGTCTCGAGGGAGCAGAAAATAccgaatcgaatattttttcgtaattgttCGCTCCCCCTATCCCAACGAAcgtgaatttttaattcgtttccCGTGTTTTAATCGAACTCCTCTCACGGAGACTGCGTATCACCAAACGCGAATGCAGACACAAAGAACGGCGAGAATTCCGTAAATTTTACCATTTAATGCTGTCTGGAAAAAAAAACTAGTTCGCAGAAACAACCCGTCGAATGCTTTTAACCGGGAACATCGAATTTTGCGCCGGTTTCATCGTTATATCGCTTCCGTTGCGCGGGCAAGAAACGGTAAAAATGGAAATAGGATACGCGGAATAAAAAGGGCACGTTATTGCACTGGCACCTACCGCTTAAAAATTGTTCTCGCTGCGGGATGCGTTAACGAGCGTTGTACACCGGTTTTTGTTACGTCGGTCAAtttgtttctccacttttcACCGTTTCAGCGAGCGGTAACCAAGACGctgaaaaattcgataaaattcccGTTCTCGAGTTTCGAATAAACCGAagcgaaatttcgaaaaatctttCCGATTCTCCCGGCTAAAATTTCAAGAACGATTCCGTTTCCCCCGGCTGAAATTTGCAAAAATCTTCCCAAGTTTCCTCACCCTACCCGAACCGTTTGTCCCTTTAAAATTCATTCTTAATTAATTCTTGGACGTTCATCCGTTAATTATCGACACGAACGCGTCTATCCCCTTCGAGTCCTCCGGAAGTGAAGTTTCGCGCTCCTCTCGGTTCCCCTTTTCCGACCAGACTCGAGATGCAATTTATTTCTCGTAATCGAACCGCGAACGAACCAGCGAACGAATGTCCCCGCCTCTCTTTTCGTTTTCTCGGAACACGGAGGAGGAACTGGTGAAATAAACGGGTTCGGGGGAACGACGCGAGCGAACATAACTCGGTAGGACAAATTTCGCGTTTCAGGTCTCGGTATCTGGACGAGGGTGGGGCTCGGTGAGAAGAAGTTGAAAAGAGCTTCGAGAGATCTCGATCCGCGGGCGCATTGTTGGAGCACTCGTGGCATTCGAGGAATCGTTCGGAAGAATGGGACCGcggaattaagaaaaaaaaaaagaaagaaaaaaaaacccggGGAACCGGGTAAAGGgcttttcgaaaaattattttccggcTCATCGGTCGCGTTGTCGGTCTCTCGCGAATTTTCTCTCGCAACTCCTTCGTCCCGTGATATCATCCCCACCAACCCTCTCGCATCGGTAATTGGATAGGACGTGCCGAACGACGTCTCCCCCCTTCACGTTGACAGTTAACCGATAATCACACCGCATACCTGGAATTCATTAAGATCGCTGTCCTCCGGCACCTCGGGACTTTAATCACCGGGACTTGTTCCCACTTTGTTCCAGCCAGCCGGTTAATTAACCGTTTATAACGCGGTCGTTTACGGCCGAGTCTTCGGCGAAAACGGCACCTCGGTGATCATCGACGAACCAGACCGAGGGAGGGGAATCTTTCACGCTCGAGATGTTTCAAGCCCCGTGGATCTAACGACACTCGGGTAATTTCGTATAGAAAGAGCTCCTTTTTGTTGCATTTAACTTGGCCCGGTATCTCGAGACCATTGTCCCGAAACGattcaaattcaatttcgaaaatttcctccAATGTCACGCGAGCCGTTCGTTTGGAACGGTAATACCCGTATCGAtggttttcaaaattgttttaccctctcaaattttttaaattgtttaatgGTATTAAAAAGAGGATAGTGAGAATCGTGAGAAGAATCTTTCACGCTTCTTTCACACTTCGAGAACTCAAATCGAGTAATTTTGAACAGAGAGAattctttttattgtatttttctagCAAGTGTCTAGAACCCTGTAGGGTTAACTTGGAACAATTTTAcacgatcgatttttcaaagcaTCGACAAGACGGTAAGATAATTTCCCAATGTGAGGCAATATGGTCGCAAAGATATCAATTTGTATccgcttcgaacgaaataatcggTCTCAATGGGGTTCAACCATCGTCCAACCGCATCCAAAATTCAGAGGATATTCGTACTCGTTTTAAAGAGTGTTCAATTTCACGTGGAACGACATTTCCTAGGTAGACTGGAAACGAAACGCTTGGAAAGTTCGCGGCAAGTGTGTATGTCCTCTTTGGAATTATTGACGACGCGAATGTACCACGAGGGCTTTGAGCAGCACCAACGTGGGATTAGGAACAGACAAGCCGAAGCGGGACCAAACTTACAAACTTGTTACACGTGAAGTGGAGTAATTCAGACCTGGCGCAGACCTAATTCAGTCATAAACTAGCTTAACCTCACCGAATCCAACGACACCTAATCCACGTCTTACTCGCAATTAGAACTGTCACGGAATCGATCCCGCGAAACTTCGTTATGGCGGCTTGGAAATTTTCTGTCGACTGCTTATTACAGAGCGTCTGCGCCGCTCTTAACTTCGGTTACGCTCTGTTTCACCCTCATTGTCCTATCGCGTTTGTATGCCTCATTGATTCCCAGCTGGCAGAGCCAGCTATGAATTGAAACTCCCCCTCGGTGCTAACTGACAGCTGCTGAAAACAACTCTCACGAGAACAGTTTCATTCAGACGCTATCCCGTATCTGGATGCCGATTTAAAGAAGACGCGCGATTTAGATTTTCCGCCGAGACGGCGGAAAACATTCTCGAACGCTACGGTACAAAGTGGAAAACAACGAGAAACGTTTGTCCGGGAgttcgattaaaaaatgaatattctTCGATAATCGTCGGTCGATAATCTGGCGTCGACATTTTTCCCGATTACTTTCGTTCCGTGAACTTGGAAGATTGTTACTTTTCGCGTAACCttgtatttaatttcaatttcggtTGGATTACTTCGTCGTGGACAGGGCGAATCGATTAGAATTGTTGTCCGAAGTGTTttgtcgaacgaatttttcatttttaattcacgATCTCGTTGTCAAAGATACCGTGACTGAGTTTTTTAAACGGTACTGCATTCTTTTAAGGACTACCTTGTAGTCGATAAAAAAACGAATTAGACGACCGATGGTAAGGCTACATTGAGTCGATTTCAGGAGAATGTACCGTCGTTTGAAAAACTAACAGACATGTTCGTCTTGTCTGGAAATGAAAaacatgaaaaattgaaaaggtaTTCGTTCGACAAGGGTCCTCGGGTACGATGTATTTCGTAGAGAATGtttttcgatcgactcgatgGATGACAAGATATTGCGGATAGCAGTTCTCATCGACTCACCCCGGACATAAATATTTGAAGAGTCCGTGGTATCATAGTTGCAAAAAGTAAAAGTTTCGCtatttcgaaaacaaatttaatattctCCTTCTTTGTAACGAATTGCTGAATTTAAACTTCTTAAAAAGTTGCGTTCATAAATTTAACTTGCGTGAAATTTGTTCTCGTAGTCTGGATTTTAATCTCGCGTTATGTTAATAAAAAAGAGACTGGACTTTTATCATTTTCCCCGGACAGAAAATATAACTAATAGCCGTAGTAACTTTAATCGTTTATCCGTCAAAGTAACGCGACACCGTGCTCTGATAGTGTTTTATTCGGTGTGATACGAGAAATTCTATTCAAAAAAACAAGTGCATCTTGCACCGATGCACTCCCCGAAATAATCACCCTACACGACGATAGAGCTTGTTCAATGCTACAAAATTTTCCTCCACGCTTTCTTCTATTTTCCATTCTACTTACTAGACACACCCTGTGTACAAAAATCAGTGCCTTTGTATGAATAAATAAGTTCCAAGGATTGTAAAGCTTCGTAGCACGAAAAGTGGATTCTCTCTCGACGAGAGAAGCTGTTCGGTTGTATCAGGTCAAGAACCGAAATTCTTTCGGAAGAATTTCGCAAGATCTTCGACATTCTTCTTCGCCAAAGCTCAAAGAGGTTACGAAACGAGCATCTAATGCCGCGAGCCTAATTTCGTCGCGAGTTCGGAACCGAAAATTGTACGTTTCCTTTCGTATCGCGTAAAAAATTTTCGGTTGCTTCGCCAGCTTACGATAATCGTCTTTGAAAGAACTTCGTAACCCGGATGCTCGGAAGTTATCGAGCTCGGTCGTTACTttcaacgaagaaggaaatggattCTCCTTCGCTGTAGGTAGCAGGGATACAGCGAGTCTTGCTTTCGCAGGTCGCTACTCCGGGCATTTCACGAGGAAATTATTCTTCCGTTTTATGCGTCAGGAGACGGCTCCGTTGCCTATCCTCGCGGAGTTAAGAGGCGTCTGCTGGGGAAATTTATCGGGGGAGGGAAATCTTTACCAAAGAAGACCTCCACTGTTTCAAACGTTCccctgaaatttaatttttcgcgTGTACGTTTCGTCGGGAGGAAGGTAAGTgtctgaaaaattatttttttacgccCCGTTTAAGACAGGCACAAAAGTATGTACACAGGGTGTAGCCTTAGGGTTCAGGTATTTATTCCAATCTACCAGAGAGTTATATATAcgcgttttatttttgtaaattagtaAGCACGAATTCTGTGGTTTAAATCTAATTTTAATTACGTTTCTAACCCGAAGTTGGAACGCAGGTTGTTCCGATGGGAAAGAAGAGTCTATATTTAATtgagaattaaaataaaaagtgtgaTAATAAAGAATCATAGATCGAAGTAAAGAGAGTAGCAAAGAAACGACAAGAAGGTGATAATAGTAGTAGAAGTATATCGGGATAAAATTTTTGACGTTTGAAACGAATGTACTGAGAGCAGTTTTAAAGAATGCCTTCGGGCGACGTTTTCCGTTTTCCTGCCAATACATTTCATTTTTGCTACGGCAATGCTGTTTCCGATCACAGCGTTCGAATTCCAAGCCAGAGGTATTCCCTCTAGCTGTTCACGATTAGGGAATTTCGTATACCAGGTGGAAGGGGGATTGAGATAGTTATATGTGATTGATAACGATTGGAATAGGCATTAACACAACGATGCGAGCGTTAGGCACAAATGAGATTATAGATACATGGCGGTAAACGTTTGAATATTGTTCCGTAGACAAGACAATGGAGACTTCGGCTTGGTTTGTTTCGCATTCAGAAGCTAAGATAATTTTCCAAACCGGGTTTTCGAAACTTTGGACGCAGGTGGCACGGTGATAAAATAGATCGGGACAGTGCACCGCGTCGTAATAATCAAATggagaaattattaacaatcgaggAGTTTCTGTACAGGACGGGACACGAGAGATCCAAAACACGTAGACTGCGATAATTGAATAACGAAATTACTATCCATTGAAGAATTTCTGCTCAGAGGAGAGCACACGAGAAATATGAACCACGTGAATTACAATAATCGATTGAAGAAAATGACCAACAATTCGGAAACGAGATTCTCCTCGAAGATCGAGACACAAAGACTGTAAAACACGTACACGATAATAATGGTAATCGTATAGAGTAATTACCAAAGATCGTTAAAGATGAATTTCCACTCAGGGGGTGTATAACGAGAAATATAATACTCCTGGACAAATAATGCGACAAATTTACCGTTTTGCTGGGAGCTGGAGATCCAGACGCCCGGTTTCCTGGATATGTCCGGTATCCGGAAGGTGTACTCGAGATTTCCAGCCTCCTCGGTCCACAAAAGCCTCAGCGAGGAGTACTCGAGGGCTCGCAGCTTGACAATCGGACAGGAATCGACGATGTACGATCCGCTTATGGGCTTCTGCGGATCGACTTTGTGCTCCAACACTTCTACCACGTACCACTTGCCCATTATCTGAAATCAATACAAGCCGTGCTATGGATTTATTACGCTCACGCTCGGCGGACGCGTTAGGATGCGTTCGAATCGCTTTGATCGAAGCTTGCTCGAGATTTGGAGAACGCTATTGGTTTGCTACGCTCCGAAATACGTTGAATATTCCAGACCGGGATAATTCGAAAATAGCTACATTTAGTTGTTAATTACCCCAAAGAGAGTTTTCGGTAATCTTTACATTAACGGTCCTTTGGTCCGAGTGGCAATGCATTTACGCTAGGTCTGACACATTTATTAGAACCATTTGTGAGAAATATTGTGAAATCGGTTGTATTTACACGTGGCGTGtgtttaattgaagggaaatcgaaaagaacaaattcgagaaccattcttgttattttcgatttacgtaaaaaaatatatttttagttcTATAATGTTCGACCATCTTTCGAGTTCTAAGCTGTCTCTTGCTCGGTGAACCAACGACAAcgtgttcaattatttttaaaatacaatatacatatttttgttcAAGATTCAACACTTGAACGTAACGCGAAGTTTAAACATTCGATTCCAATTATTATGCAAACGAAACGACATTCGCCTTCCAATGAGTGCACGGTTAAATGCAAAAGTTTCGCGTCCCGGTGTCTCGTTGTTTCGGATTCGAATATCAATTTCATTGGATTGAGATACAGCGGCGGATTTTACGgttgtttttctcttttttaaatcgaaattcAAATACGTCCAAGTAATTTGCATAATTACCGATATCGAATGTAATTCGACGCGGCTCCCTGCGGGATTACAGATCGATCTACTGCagcgttcgacgatcgtttatcCCTCGATTTCTCGCaatttcgttgtacgttattttcGATCGTGATTTCGCAATTGTCGTTCACGGGTGTCTTCGTTTATCTTTCAACGTTTCCAGGATTACACCATCACGGTACACGCGACGATTGCACCGAATTTACGAATTACTCGAGGTGGCTATGGGGGTAGTAAGCGACTCTTTTCCCCGTTAAATCGATTCAAATTGCAACGGCTCGATTTATCGAGAATTTCTCACACCCCGAAACTACCGAAATATATTATAGACGATTTAAGAACACATTAGACCGCAAAATCGAGACGGGGGGGAGAGGGGCTATAAAAATACGAGCAGACGTTCACCGCGATGGATCTTCCAAGCTGTTAGGGCCACCACGATATAATGGACGCGAAAAACTCTCGAAACGGAATAGACCGCGTCAGCGAATTTATAAGTCTTCGAGGCGAGGGGAATCGtacaaaaatattccatcgattCCTCGCGAATAGTACGCGGTATCccatcgaatcgaaatttatgAAACCCTCCTCGTCGCGTGAAATATCAACAACGAACGTTTAAAACGCTCTCGTCGTTCCACTCGAGAACTATCAGTGGCCTCGAACTAGGTCGAAAACAATTAAGACCCCTTGAACGATTTAAATGGTAATGGTGGGTCACCGTTGTTGCGTTAAACTTTCTATTTGTTCCCTACTCTTTCGTAAAAGTAACAAAGTAATTGTTCTGTCCCGAAGAATCTTTCTTTGCACGCACCTCGTGCAACTATTGTCA contains:
- the LOC143149126 gene encoding uncharacterized protein LOC143149126 isoform X2, with the translated sequence MKWCLVVLILAGVTRADNTVNTSEYSIFMCPKLNSQDEIDLDKIMGKWYVVEVLEHKVDPQKPISGSYIVDSCPIVKLRALEYSSLRLLWTEEAGNLEYTFRIPDISRKPGVWISSSQQNGTLASTRDRQYNQFSGTVHVMKAVASDMVLTFCSGRPDNQLYSLLLAREHILQKSDKRGVHNLLGRRGLHIASIRETCVNHATWRRGSFELIGWITLIGVLSSGLLLGPW
- the LOC143149126 gene encoding uncharacterized protein LOC143149126 isoform X1; this translates as MNRFLHLVLLFVVLPFAKQEAVENGQCQCAVFPVQIPEPIIEGGLQYNVTCDDQGEDTCGRLCAALGQSAEEKAPQMICKKLKVHVENLQIMGKWYVVEVLEHKVDPQKPISGSYIVDSCPIVKLRALEYSSLRLLWTEEAGNLEYTFRIPDISRKPGVWISSSQQNGTLASTRDRQYNQFSGTVHVMKAVASDMVLTFCSGRPDNQLYSLLLAREHILQKSDKRGVHNLLGRRGLHIASIRETCVNHATWRRGSFELIGWITLIGVLSSGLLLGPW